The nucleotide sequence GCCGGCGGGCATCATGACGGTGCAGAACGCCAACGGCTACATCCACGGCCTCTTCTCCTATGCGGTGGAGGAGGACCTGCGCCATGGGCCGGCGCTGGTGGTGGACAATTTCGTGGTCATGGACCTGTTCGACCTCGGCGGTGCCGCCGAGGTGCTGCTGCGCGCGATGGAGGCGCTGGCCGCCCGGCTCGGCTGCACCGCCATCCACACCAACCTGCCGGAGGCCTATGCCATCCTGACCGGGGCGGAGAACCCGGTGATGGCCTGTTTCCGCGGCCAGGGCCACCGGATGGAGACGATGCGGCTGTGCAAGCCGCTGGGTGGCGCCAACGACAACGGCAGCCGGGACGGGGATGCCGCCGGCTGCGCCGGAAGCGACGGCGGCGAAGCCGCCGCGACGGGGCGGACGCCCAGCCGGCCATTGCGCCACAACGATTAGCCGCTAGGATGCGGCGTCATGAGCGATACCGCCCCCAAGCCCGTCAAGTATCCGACGATCCACCTCCAGGCCGGCCGCCAGCGGCGCGTCCTGCAGGGCCACCCCTGGGTCTATTCCAACGAAGTCCAGATGGACACCGCCGCCAAGGCCGTGCCGCCGGGAAGCCCGGTGCGGCTGGTCGACGCGGGCGGCACCCCCATCGGCATCGCCACCTTCAACCCGCACACGCTGATCGCCGCGCGTCTGCTGACCCGCGACCCGGCGACGGTGATCGACCACGGGTTCCTGGCCGGACGGCTGCGGCGCGCGGTGGACCTGCGCGACCGGCTGTTCCCCGGCACGCCCTATTACCGCGTCGTCCATGCCGAGGCGGACGGGCTGCCCGGCCTGATCGTCGACCGCTTCGGCGAGGTGGTGACGGTCCAGGCGAACTCCGTCTTCATGGACCAGCGGATCGACGCGATCCTGGCGGCGCTGGACGAGGTGCTGGCGCCGAAGGCCGTCATCCTGCGCAACGACAGCACCCAGCGCGCGCTGGAAGGACTGCCGGAGGAGACCCGGCTGGCCAAGGGCGAGCTGGACGGGCCGATCCGGCTGGAGGAGAACGGCGTCACCTTCTTCGCCAATCCCCTGGACGGCCAGAAGACCGGCTGGTTCTACGACCAGCGCGACAACCGCGCCTTCATCGCCTCCCTGGCGAAGGGCGGCCGGGCGATCGACTTCTTCAGCTACAATGGCGGGTTCGGCATCCAGTGCGCGGTGGCCGGGGCGACCTCCGTGGTGTCGGTGGACCGCTCGGCGCTGGCGCTCGAGAACGCCGCCCGCGCGGCCGAAGCCAATGGCGTCGCCGACCGCTTCGAGGCCCGGCGCGCCGACGCCTTCCACGAGATGGAGCGGCTGGCGGCGGCCGGGGAGCAGTTCGACGTGGTGATCGCCGACCCGCCGGCCTTCGTGAAGTCGAAGAAGGATCTGGCTGTGGGGTGCCGCGCCTACCGCAAGATGGCCAAGCTGTCGGCCCGCATCACCGCACCGGGCGGCTTCCTGCTGTGCGGTTCCTGCAGCCACAACGTCGATCCGCCGACCTTCGCGGAGCAGGTTGCCCGTGGCCTGAGCGACGCCGGCCGCACCGGCCGCATCCTGCGCAGCGCCGGCGCCGGCCCGGACCATCCGGTCCACCCGAACCTGCCGGAGTCGGCCTATCTCAAGGCCATCGTGATGCAGCTCGACTGACGGGGCCGGGCGGGACTGCGACAATGGATCCCGCCCGCTTTCCTTGAGCTTAACCGTTCCTCCATCCCTTCTCCCCCAGCCTTGGTCGCGGTCCGGCGGCAGGGCGTGACGCGTTCGCGCGCCCGCAGCCGGATCGGAAGACGGATGGCGGGAGACGGCCTGTGAGCAGAAAGAAGGTCCCTGACGCCCGCAGCATGACCTTCATCCGCCGCGTCCGGGACCATGGGCTCTATGTCCAGGGCAAGCCCGGAGGGGCGCGTCTGGTCTCCCGCGCCATGGACCTGTCCCGCCTGTCCTTCCGGGACTTCGATCTGCGGTCCGCCGTGCTGACGCAGGCCGATTTCTCGAACGGCCACCTGGAGGGAATCGATTTCTCGCTCGCCGACCTGTTCGGCGCCAACTTCACCCGCACCTGCCTGTTCGGATCGCGCTTCATCCGTGCCGACCTGCGCGGCGCCAACTTCTACAAGGCGAAGCTGAAGGGAGCCGACTTCGCCGGTGCCGATCTCAGGCCCGGCCACGTCATCGTCGTCGGCACCGCCGATCACGAGGAGGTCATCGTCAAGGGCCGCACCTCGCTGAAGGATGCGCAGATCGACGGGGTGCGGTTCGCCAACGCGGACCTGTCCCATGCCGACCTCTCGCTGTCCTCGATGCAGCAGAGCGACTTCTCCGGCGCCAACCTCTACGCGGCCAACCTGTCGGGCGCCGACCTCAGCGAGGCCAACTTCACCGGCGCCAAGCTGAAGCGGGCGGTTCTGAGCGGAGTCGCGCTGGAATCCTGTTGCCTGCGCAACGCCGACCTGCGCGAGGCCGTCCTGCGCAACGTCGACATGACCAAGGCCGATCTGGAAGGCGCCCATCTGGCCGGCGCGATCTATCACAAGAACGCCTTCGACATTCCCGCCGACCTGCGCGCCATCCTGGACGACCACAGCCGCTGGGTTGCCAGCCTGGGCCACTCCGGCAGCCGCGCCGACCTGTCGGGCCGGGATCTGAGCGGCCTGGACCTGACGGCCTGCGACTTCAACGGAGCGATCCTTTCCGGAGCGAAGCTGGACGGGACCATCCTGTCCAATGCCTACCTCGCGCTCGCCAACATGCGCGGGTGCAGCCTGCGGCGCGCCCGGCTGGATCAGGCGATCCTGTGCGGCGCCAGCCTGGAGAATGCGGATCTGGACGGCGCCGTGCTGTTCGCCGCCGATCTCGGGACGCTGGCGATCTATGGCGCCGACGGCCAGACCACCGGCCGGGTCTGGCCGGCCAACCTGCGGGGCGCCGTGCTGCGCAACGCCGACCTGCGCAGCGCAAGGCTGCAGGGCGCGCTGCTCGACCGGACCGTGTTCGAGGGCGCCAATCTGGCGTCGGCCGATCTGCGCGATTGCGACGACAGCGAAGCGGACATGTCCCGCGCCAACCTGACGGGGGCGCTGCGGGGAACATCGGACCGCCCGCCCGATGAGACCTCCCTGTCCCTGATTTCCGGCTGAGAGTGAGTTGCCCGAACCGATTCAGCCGAACCCGAGCGAGCGGTAGGTCGCCGTCGTCTCCGCATCGAACAGGACGAACCGCACCTCCGCGATGGCGTCGCTGCGGGCCAGCTCGTCCAGCACCGCCGCCGCCGCGATTTCGGCGGCGCGCCGCTTGGGAAAGCCGTAGATCCCCGTGCTGATCGCCGGAAAGGCGAGGCTGCGGAATCCCTCCCGCCGGGCCAGCGCCAGGGCGGAGCGGTAGCAGCTTTCCAGCAGCCTGTCCTCGTCGAAGAGGCCGCCGCGCCATACCGGCCCCACGCAGTGGATGATCCACGGGGCCGGCAGGCGGTATCCTCTGGACAGGCGGCAGTCACCCGTCTGGCAACCGCCGATCCCGTCCAGTTCCCGTTGCAGCTCCGGTCCCGCCGCGCGGTGGATCGCCCCGTCGACTCCGCCGCCGGCCTTCAATGCGGCGTTGGCGGCGTTGACGATGGCATCCACCGCCTGACGCGTGATGTCACCCTCGACGAGGCGGACACGCGCCAGAGGACCGGTGGCCGCGTCAGGCCTGTCAGACGATGACACCCGGGGTGCCCTTGTTCGCCTCGATGGCGCGCTTCAGGCCTTCCTCGATCTTCTGGGCGGCCTCGTCGGCATCGCCCCAGCCGCGCACCTTCACCCACTTGCCGCTCTCGAGGTCCTTGTAGTGCTCGAAGAAGTGGGCGATCTGCTGCGTCAGGATCGGCGGCAGGTCCTTGTAGCTCTTCACGTCGTCATAGAACGGATGCAGCTTGTTGACCGGCACCGCCAGCAGCTTCTCGTCCTCGCCGCTCTCATCCTCCATGTAGAGGACGCCGATCGGGCGCGAGCGCAGGACGGCACCCGGGATGATCGGGGTGCGGCCGACGACGCAGACGTCCACCGGGTCGCCGTCGCCCGACAGGGTGTGGGGGATGAAGCCGTAGTTGCAGGGGTAGAACATCGCCGTGTGGAGGATGCGGTCCACATACATGGCGCCGGAGTCCTTATCGACCTCGTACTTGACCGGGTCGCCACCGACGGGGATCTCGACGACGACGTTCACGTCCCACGGGGGATTCTTGCCGGCTGCAACCTTGCTCAGATCCATGACTTTGGTCCTTCGACTGGCGGAACGGAGTGCGCATGAAGAAGACGCCGCCCCCTGGCGGAGAGCCCGGCGCCGCGCGGGCCGGAGTGTAGGCGCAAAGCCCGCCCAAGGCCAAGACGCTTGCGCAGGTGCGGCAAAGCGGCAACCCTTCCGGCATGATCCGCCTTCTTCCGCTCCTGCTGCTTCTGGCATTCCCCGCCCTTGCCGCGGATCCGTCCGCCTCCGCCACGCAGGACACCGCCACCCATGGCATCGCCATGCATGGCGACCTGCGCTATCCGCCGGGCTTCTCCCATCTCGGCTACGTCGATCCAGCGGCCCCCAAGGGCGGCACGCTGCGTCAGGCGGTCACCGGCAGCTTCGATACCCTGAACCCGCACGGAGCCAGGGGAGTTCCGGCCTATGGCCTGGGGTACGTCTTCGAGACCCTGCTGACCCGGGCCTGGGACGAGCCCTTCTCGCTCTACGGCCTGCTCGCCGAGCGGCTGGAGGTGGCCCCCGACCGCAGCGCCGTGACCTTCCATCTGAATCCGGCGGCCCGCTGGCACGACGGCAGCCCGGTCACCGTCGCGGACGTGCTGTTCTCGCTCGACATCCAGCGGCGCGACGGCACGCCGAACCGCCGCCTGTTCTACGCCAAGGTGGCGGAGGCCACGGCGCCCGACCCGCGCACCGTCCGCTTCGTCTTCTCCCCCGGTCCGGACGGCGCCATCGACCGCGAGATGCCGCTGCTGATGGGGCTGATGCCGATCCACTCCAAGGTGTGGTGGAGCAACGCGCTGGCGGAGGGAAAAGCCTTCGACAAGACGATCCTCGAGCCGCCGCCCGGCAGCGGTCCCTACCGGGTGAAGAGCATCGATCCCGGTCGCCGCATCACCTACGAGCGGGTTGCCGACTATTGGGGACGGGATCTGCCGACCCGGCGCGGGCTGTTCAACTTCGATCTTCTCGACTTCGTCTATTACCGCGACGATTCGGTGGCGCTGGAGGCCTTCAAGGCCGGCGAGGGCGATGTCCGCCGCGAGACCGACCCGGCCAAATGGGCGGCCGGCTATGACGGTCCCGCTTTGCGGCAGGGCCGCATCCTGCGCGAGGAGATCCCCCACCGCCGCCCGGAGTTCGCCCGCGGCCTGATCTTCAACACCCGCCGGCCGCTCTTCCAGGACCGCCGGGTCCGCGAGGCGCTGGGGTTCGCCACCGATTTCGAGTGGATCGGCCGCACCCTCTTCCACGGAGCGCTCGTCCGCACGGCCAGCTACTATCCCAATTCGGAACTGGCGGCGACCGGCGTACCGGAGGGCGAGGAGCTGCGGGTGCTGGAGCCCTTCCGCGACCGTCTGCCGCCCGAGCTGTTCTCCCGCCCCTTCACCCTGCCCCGCAGCGACGGCAGCGGCCCGTCCGGCTCCCGCGGCAATCTGCGCGAAGCGCTGCGCCTGCTGGGCGAGGCCGGCTGGCGCATCCGCGACGGCCGCCTGACCGACGAGGCCGGCACGCCCTTCGCCTTCGAAATCCTGCTGGGCGATCCTTCCGACGAGCGGGTGGCCCTGGAGTTCGCCCGCTCGCTGGAGAGGCTGGGCATCGCAGCCCGCGTACGGTCGGTGGACAGCGCGCAGTTCCAGGCCCGGCTGGAGAGCTACGACTTCGACATGACGCTGCGCTGGTGGGTTTCCAGCCTGTCGCCCGGCAACGAGCAGCTCTATTACTATGGGTCGGCCGCCGCCGGGCAGCCGGGCAGCCGCAATCTGGCCGGCATCCGCGACCCGGTCGTCGACGCGCTGGCCGCCTCCATCGCGGAGGCCCGCACGCGGCCGGAGCTGGTGGCCCGGGTGCGCGCCCTCGACCGGGTTCTGCTGTGGGGGCATTACATGGTCCCCCTCTTCCACAGTCCTGTGGACCGCCTCGCCCACTGGTCCCGGCTCAAACGCCCGGAGACGACCCCGCTCTACGGCGCGATGATCGAGAGCTGGTGGGAGGAGCGGTAAACCCCACCACCGTCCCAGGAATCAAGGGCGCCGGAAGACGCCGACCAGTTCCACATGGGCGGACCACAGGAACTGGTCCACGGGGTAAACGCGGCTCAACGCATAACCGCCGTCCACCAGCGTCCGTGCATCGCGGGCGAAGGTGGCGGGATTGCAGGAGACGCCCACCACCAGCGGCACCTTGCTCTGCGCCAGTGCCTCGGCCTGGGCGGCAGCCCCGGCGCGCGGGGGATCGAAGACGACGGCGTCGAACCGGGACAGCTCCTTGGCGCTCAAGGGGGCTTCGAACAGGTCGCGCCGCTCGACCGTCAGGCGCTGGCCGGCCACCGCCTTGCCGAGCGCCGCGACGGCCGCGGCGTCGCCCTCCACCGCGTGAACCGCGGCGCTCCGGGCGAGCGGCAACGCGAAGGTGCCGATGCCGGCGAACAGATCCGCCACGCGCCCGGCCTGCCCCACCGCTTCCCCCACGGCCCGGGTAACGGCGGTGACCAGGGCCGCCTCGCCCTCGGCGCTCGCCTGCAGGAAGGCACCGGGTGGCGGCGTGACCGGAACCCCGGCGAAGCGGACGGCCGCCGGACGGCGGTGGGCGATCGGCTCCGGCGAGCCTCTGTCGTCCGCCTGCCAGGAGATGCGGGCGACGGCATCCTCCCCGAAGCTGACCAGACGGTCCCGCGCGGCGCGGTCCAGGCTGCGCGGGCCGACCAGCAGCAGATCGATACCGCCTTCCAGGTCGCTCGCCACCACGTCGCAGGCACCGCCGTCCGGCAGCACGCCGGCCAGCAGATCCCGCAGCGGCGCGATCAGCGCGGTCAGGCGCGGGGTCAGCACCGGGCAATCGGCCAGATCGGCCAGCCGGTGGCTCATCCGCTCGTTGAAGCCGAACCACACCCGCCCACCGCGCTTCAGCGCCGCGAAGCGGGCGCGGCGCCGGGCACCCCGCGGCGTCCGGGACAGCGGCTCCAGCGGCACCCCGCCCAGCCCGACGCGCGAGAGCGTCCCGCGCACCAGCCCGACCTTCCAGGCGGCATAGCCGGAGTCGTCGAGATGCTGCAGCGTACAGCCGCCACATCGCCCGAAATGACCGCAGGCCGGTTCGGCGCGGCCGGGACCCGGCTCCAGCAGGTCCAGCAGCTCGGCGCGCAGCCCCTCCCCCCTGGTGGAGGCCGGCTCGGCCACCCGCACCCGCACCCGGTCGCCCGGCACGGTCAGCGGAACGAAGATGCGGGTGCCCTCGGCCTCGGCGATGCCGTCTCCCCGCGCACCGATCTCGCCGATGGTCAGGTCGAGGACGCGTGGCTCGGCCGCCGGAGCCGCCGCTCTGCGCTGGGGCTGGGACTTCCGGGACTGGGCGGAGGGCCGTCGGGGCGTGGGGCGTGTCATGGTCGGCGGGATAGTGGCGTCGGCAGGATATAGGCGCGTTTGGCCGCGTTTAATAGCGGGTCAGCACCGTCCGGATCGGTTCCGGAATCGGCGTCGGCCGGTGGGCCGCCTTGTCGACGATGACGCAGACGGCCTCCTGCGTGGCGATGCAGCGGTCGCCGTTGAAGATGCCGGCCCCCAGCGTCAGCGAGCTGTTGCCGAGCCGCAGGATGCGCACCCCCACCCGCACGGTGGCGGGGTAGAGCAGTTCCGCCTTGTACTCGATCAGGCTGCGCGCCAGCACGACGGTCCAGCCATCGTCGTCACGGAAGCCGCCGCACTCGCGGATCAGGTCCACCCGCGCGGTCTCGAGATAGACGCCGATGGCGTTGTTGTTGGCGTGGCCCAGCACGTCCAGGTCGGCGAAGCGCACGCGCTCCTCCACCCAGAAGCGATAGGTGTCGGGGTTGGTCAGGTCCGGGGTCTCGCTCATATCCATCCCTTGGCGTGTGGCCCTTGCCGTATGCGTCACGCGCGCGACTGTGTCGGTGCGGGAGCGCGGACGCAAGCCGACTTTCGCCGCCCAGCGGCGGAATTCCCGCGCCATCGGCCGCGGGACGGTGTTATAGGAGTCGGACCACCATCCGCAACGGACCGCACCATGAGCAAGGACACCAACCAGACGGCCGAAGCGCTGTTCGAAAAGGCACTCTCGGTCGCCGAGAAGCATCTGGAAGAGGCGATCAAGGAAGGTGGCCCTCTCGGCCCCTACGTCGCCGTGGCGATGATCGAGGCCGCCGTGAACGCCGCCGTCGACGAGACGAGCCACGAGGACGTCATCGACATGCTGCGCGACCTCGCCTCGCAGATCGAGGCGGACGCGGAGGAAGAGGACGAGTAAGGATCCCGTCCGCGGCGCGGGATCAGGTCTGGGCCAGGGCCTCGGCCCTTGCCGCCCGCCGGGCCTCGCGCCGCCGCAGGATTTCGTAAGTGACGGCCCCGGCGATGGTCAGCGCGATCAGGATCAGTGACAGCGCGTTGACCGCCGGGGTCAGACCGGTCCGCACCTTGGATGCGATGTAGACGGTCAGCGTGGTGTCCAGCCCGCGCACGAACAGCGTCGTATTGTAGTTCTCGAAGCTCTGCAGGAAGGCCAGGAAACAGGCCGCCAGGATCGCCGGCATCAGGTAGGGCAGCGTGATCCGGCGGAAGACCTGCCCGTGCGTCGCCCCGAGATCGAGCGCCGCCTCCTCCAGCGAAGGATCCAGGCGCTGCAGCCGCGCCAGGAACAGCAGCATCGCATAGGCCGCGATGAAGCTGGACTGGGCGACCACCGTCAGGAAGATGCCGCCGGTCACGCCGAACCACTCCCGCCAGAACACCAGCGTGGAGATGCCGACGATCACGCCGGGCGTCAGCAGCGGCGACACCATCAGGGCATAGAGGGCGTTGCGCGCCCGGCTGTGCAGCCGGTCGAGCAGCAGCGCCGCCGCCAGCCCCAGCGGGACCGCGACGGCGATCACCCCCGCCGCCACGATCAGGCTGGTGCCGAGGGCCTGCCACATGCGCTGGTCGGCCCACAGGGCGGAGAACCAGTTCAGCGTGAAGCCCATCCAGGGGGTGATGGTGGGAAAGCGGCTGCTGTTGAAGGTCGCCGCCGCCATCACCGCCAGGGGCAGGAACAGGTAGGCGAAGAAGACCACCAGATAGGTCCGGGTCAGCCAGCGTCGGAAGGCGGCGGCGCTCATCGTCCCTGCATCCTTACTTGGCGATGTCTGTCAGGCCGACGCGGAACAGCCGCATCGCCAGCAGGATGAAGCCGATGCACAGCACCAGCAGGATGAAGGCGTAGGCCGCCCCCTGGTTCCAGTTCCCGCCTTCGAAGAACCAGTTGTAGATGATCTCGGTGAACCAGCGGCTGTTCGGCCCGCCCAGCAGGGCCGGAACGGCATAGCTGCCGGCCGCCAGCATGAAGGTCATGATGCAGCCGACCGCGATGCCCGGCTTGGCGTGCGGGATGACGATGCGGCGGTGGATGCGCAGCCAGCCGGCGCCGAGGTCCCGCGCCGCCTCGATCTGGTTGCGGTCCAGCGATTCGATGGCGTTGTGGATGGGGAACACCATGAACAGGATGTAGACATAGACCATGCCTACGATGACCCCGGCATCGCCGCCGAGAAAGCGCTGCGGCTCGTCGGTCAGGCCCAGCGCCAGCAGGATGGCGTTCAGCGGCCCGTTGTAGGCGAGGATGATGTACCAGGCGAAGGTGCGCAGCAGCTCGTTGATCCAGAAGGGAACGACCAGCATCAGGATGAACAGCGGAACCCGCCGCCGCGGCGCCACCTGCGCCAGATAGAAGGCGATGGGATAACAGACGACCAGCGTGGTCAGCGTCACCAGCGCGCTCGCCCAGATCGTCTTGACGAAGATCGCCAGATGGATCTGGTTGGTCCACAAGGTGGCGTAGTTGCGCACCGTATAGACGTCCTCCGGCCCGCCGAGCCTGGCGGGCGGCAGCGACGGGCGGAAGGAGAAGTCCACCATCATCAGCTGCGGCAGCACGACCAGCAGGGCCAGCCAGACGGCGACCGCCAGCAGGATGATGCCCGTCAGCACCGGCCCGTAGCGGCGAAGGACCTCGCTCATGCGCGCGCCATTCCGTTGGAGTGTCTGCAATCTCCGCTATCATGGGGGGCCGGCCGGCGCAAGCGCAGCCATATTTCATGTTTGCGAACCGGTTGCAGTACCGCCATAGTCCGCGTCATGCAGCGGTTGCGGCGCCCCTCCGGTTTCGTTTGGGCAACGGCCTGGATGGCCGTGACGGTGCTGCTTGCCCATGCGCTGGTCGTGGGGTTCCACGTCCCGCCGGCGCTGCGCGCCCTTACCGCCCGTACGCTGCTGGCGACGGAGGCGGCGATCGCCGCCAGCTTCTGCCATGCCGGGGCGGCCGTCGCCGCCGATCATCAGGCGGAGCGGCATGCCGGCCCGGACGGTCCCGATCCCGATGAGCCGCCAGCCGACGCCGGCGACCACCTGAAGCGCTGCCCGGTCTGCCTGTCGCTGGCCGGGGCCAAGCTGCTGGGACCGGCCAACGCGCCGATGCTGCCGGCACCGCGGCTGATCGCCCGCGCCGATTTCCGATCCGGATCCGAAACGGTCCCGGATGGAAGGCGTGTTCTTCCCTATGCCGCACGGGCACCTCCGGCACCGGTCTGACGTTCTCATTCCGAAACGAATCTTCGACCGTCTTTTTCCGGAGGACATGATGTCCCGTATTCCGCGTGGCGCGCTGACTGCCGCCGCCCTGACCCTCTGCCTGCCCGCCCTCGCTCTCGCCCACGCCTCGCTGGAAAGCAAGCAGGCCCCCTCGGGCAGCTACTACAAGGCCGTGATCCGCATCGGCCATGGCTGCGACGGCAGCCCGACGACCGCCATCCGCGTGCGCGTACCGGACGGGGTGGTGGCGGTGAAGCCGATGCCCAAGTCCGGCTGGACCCTGAACACCGTCGAGGGCACCTACGCCACCCCCTATGAAAGCCACGGCAAGACCATCACCAAGGGGGTCACCGAGGTGCAGTGGACCGGCGGCAGCCTGCCGGACGGCTGGTATGACGAGTTCGTCTTCCAGGCCAAGCTGCCGGAGAAGCCGGCCGGCACCATTCTCCATTTCCCCATCGTCCAGGAATGCGAAAAGGGCGTGCATCGCTGGATCGAGATCCCGGAGCCGGGCAGGAAGGCCGACGACTACAAGGAGCCGGCGCCGAGCGTCACCCTGACGTCGAAGCCCTGATCGGAACGGTCCCGGAATGACCATCCGGAGGATCCTGCGCGCCGCAGCGATCCTGGCCGCCCTGCTGCTGCCCGGCAGCGGGGCGGCCCTCGCCCATGCGGTGCTGGTCGAGTCCGTGCCGGCCGACGGCACGCGGGTTGATGCACCGCCCAGTGATGTGCGTCTACGCTTCAACGAGCCGGTGAGCCCGGTCGCCGTCACCGCCATCGCTCCCGGCGGCAAGACCGTTCCGCTCCCGGAAGGACGCGTGGAGGACGAAACGCTGCATGTTCCCCTGCCGCCGGACGCCACGGCGGGAACCTGGCTGGTCAGCTACCGCGTCACCTCCGCCGACGGGCACCCGGTGGCAGGCTCCATCCTCTTCGGGATCGGGACGTCGCCGGACCAGTCGGTGGCCCGGCAGCAGGAGGGGCGGAACGCGACGCTCCTGGCGGCGCTCGCCGCCCGGGCGGTTCATTACGGCAGCCTGCTCGCGGCACTGGGCGGCGGCCTCTTCCTGCTTGCGGTCCGGCCGGAGCGCGCGGAGGTGCAACGGGCCGTGCGGCGGGGCCAGGTGCTGGTGACCGCGTTGGCCGCTTTCGCGGTGATCGCCAATCTCGGACTGGCGGGAGCAGTGCTGCAGGGAGCATCGCCCGCCGCCCTTCTGACGGACGGAAGCTGGATCGCCGGTCTTGCCAGCAGCACCGGGGTGAGCAGTGCGATCGCGCTGGCCGGGCTTCTGCTTCTTGCCGCGGGCTACAGCTCCGGCAGCCGGGCGGCCCTGGCGCTCGGCGCGCTGGTCGCCACAGCGGCGCTGGCCGCCACCGGACATGCGGCCACCGCACCGCCGCGCTGGGCCAGCGCACCGCTGGTCGTGCTGCATGGCCTCGCGGCCGGTTTCTGGCTCGGCGCCCTCTGGCCGCTGCTGGTGATCCTGAGGCGGTGCCCGCGGGGCGAGGCGGCGCTGCTGGTCCGCCGCTTCTCGGCTTGGGCGCTGGCCGCCGTCGCCCTGCTGACCGTCGCCGGAGCCGGCCTCAGCCTGCTGCAGATCCCCTCGGCCGGGGCGGTCGCCCCGACGCTCTACGGCCAGCTCTGGCTGACCAAGCTGGTCGCGGTGGCGGCCCTGCTGGCGCTCGCCGCCTACAACAGGTTTCGCCTCACCCCGGCGCTGGACCGGGCGGACGGGGTGGGCCGGCTGGGCGGCAGCATCCGGACGGAGCTGGTCACCATGGGTGTCGTGCTCGTGCTGACCGCCGGGCTGGGCACCACGCCCCCGCCCCGCACACTGGCGGGGGCGGAGCCTTCCGGTTCGCCTGCCGGCGCCTCTACGCCCGGCACTGCCGCTCGGCCCGCCGGATTCGCCCTGGCGACGCAGCAGCAGGGGCGGACCCTGGTGGTGGAGGCGGTGCCGGCACGCATCGGGCGCAACAGCCTGACCATCCACCTCGCGGGGCCGGACGGCATGCCGCTGTCGCCCAAGGAGGTGACGGCAGAGCTGTCGCTGCCCAGCGCCGGGGTGGAGCCGGTGGCCCGTCCGCTCACCTCCGCCGGACCGGGCATCTACCGGCTGGACCCGCTGGAGCTTCCGGCCGCCGGCGATTGGTCGCTGCGGCTCGATGTGCTGGTGGACGACTTCGACAAGGCGATCCTGCGCGTCACGCTTCCGGTGGGCGGGCCTTAACCGGTCGCCGCCGGCGGCAGCACCACGGCGTCGGCGGCGCGGAAGCCGACGCGGGCCGGCTCGCCGGGAACGAAGGCCGGCTCGCCACCGAGATGCGGCACCTGGATGGTGATCCCGCCGTCGAGGAAGGCGTTGATGAAGGCCCCCTCGAAGTCGCGATGGCTGACGCGGGCCTCCAGCACATTGTCCGGCAGCCCGCCGTCCCGGCTTTCCGTACACAGCCGCTCCGGCCGGACGAACAGCGTCGCCCGGTCCCCCGCGGCCAGCCCCCGCGGGTTTCGTCCGCGCAAGGGGCCATGGGCGGTATCCAGAACGGCCCACCCGTCGCCGGCCTGCGACACGGTGCCGGGAAAGCGGTTCGTCTCTCCGACGAAGGAGGCGACGAAGGCCGTTTCCGGATGGTCGTAGATGGTCTGCCCGTCGCCCACCTGCTCCAGCACGCCGCGCGACATCACGCCGATCCGGTCGGACATGGTCAGCGCCTCGCCCTGGTCGTGGGTGATGTAGATGAAGGTGACGCCGGTGCGCTTCTGCAACTCGCGGAGTTCCGCCCGCATGTGCTGGCGGAGCTTGAGGTCGAGCGCCGACAGCGGCTCGTCCAGCAGCAGGACGGCCGGCTCGACCGCCAGCGCGCGGGCGATGGCGATGCGCTGGCGCTGACCACCCGACAGGTCGGTGACGCGCTTGTCCGCCGTATCGGGTAACGCCACCAGTTCCAGCAGTTCGCGCACCCGCTTCCTGCGGTCGGCGGCGGGGACCCCGCGTACCTCCAGCCCGAAGGCGATG is from Azospirillum thermophilum and encodes:
- a CDS encoding class I SAM-dependent RNA methyltransferase, which encodes MTRPTPRRPSAQSRKSQPQRRAAAPAAEPRVLDLTIGEIGARGDGIAEAEGTRIFVPLTVPGDRVRVRVAEPASTRGEGLRAELLDLLEPGPGRAEPACGHFGRCGGCTLQHLDDSGYAAWKVGLVRGTLSRVGLGGVPLEPLSRTPRGARRRARFAALKRGGRVWFGFNERMSHRLADLADCPVLTPRLTALIAPLRDLLAGVLPDGGACDVVASDLEGGIDLLLVGPRSLDRAARDRLVSFGEDAVARISWQADDRGSPEPIAHRRPAAVRFAGVPVTPPPGAFLQASAEGEAALVTAVTRAVGEAVGQAGRVADLFAGIGTFALPLARSAAVHAVEGDAAAVAALGKAVAGQRLTVERRDLFEAPLSAKELSRFDAVVFDPPRAGAAAQAEALAQSKVPLVVGVSCNPATFARDARTLVDGGYALSRVYPVDQFLWSAHVELVGVFRRP
- a CDS encoding ABC transporter permease, with amino-acid sequence MSEVLRRYGPVLTGIILLAVAVWLALLVVLPQLMMVDFSFRPSLPPARLGGPEDVYTVRNYATLWTNQIHLAIFVKTIWASALVTLTTLVVCYPIAFYLAQVAPRRRVPLFILMLVVPFWINELLRTFAWYIILAYNGPLNAILLALGLTDEPQRFLGGDAGVIVGMVYVYILFMVFPIHNAIESLDRNQIEAARDLGAGWLRIHRRIVIPHAKPGIAVGCIMTFMLAAGSYAVPALLGGPNSRWFTEIIYNWFFEGGNWNQGAAYAFILLVLCIGFILLAMRLFRVGLTDIAK
- a CDS encoding ABC transporter permease; protein product: MSAAAFRRWLTRTYLVVFFAYLFLPLAVMAAATFNSSRFPTITPWMGFTLNWFSALWADQRMWQALGTSLIVAAGVIAVAVPLGLAAALLLDRLHSRARNALYALMVSPLLTPGVIVGISTLVFWREWFGVTGGIFLTVVAQSSFIAAYAMLLFLARLQRLDPSLEEAALDLGATHGQVFRRITLPYLMPAILAACFLAFLQSFENYNTTLFVRGLDTTLTVYIASKVRTGLTPAVNALSLILIALTIAGAVTYEILRRREARRAARAEALAQT
- a CDS encoding acyl-CoA thioesterase, encoding MSETPDLTNPDTYRFWVEERVRFADLDVLGHANNNAIGVYLETARVDLIRECGGFRDDDGWTVVLARSLIEYKAELLYPATVRVGVRILRLGNSSLTLGAGIFNGDRCIATQEAVCVIVDKAAHRPTPIPEPIRTVLTRY
- a CDS encoding YcnI family protein: MMSRIPRGALTAAALTLCLPALALAHASLESKQAPSGSYYKAVIRIGHGCDGSPTTAIRVRVPDGVVAVKPMPKSGWTLNTVEGTYATPYESHGKTITKGVTEVQWTGGSLPDGWYDEFVFQAKLPEKPAGTILHFPIVQECEKGVHRWIEIPEPGRKADDYKEPAPSVTLTSKP
- a CDS encoding DUF2946 family protein, which gives rise to MTVLLAHALVVGFHVPPALRALTARTLLATEAAIAASFCHAGAAVAADHQAERHAGPDGPDPDEPPADAGDHLKRCPVCLSLAGAKLLGPANAPMLPAPRLIARADFRSGSETVPDGRRVLPYAARAPPAPV